The Akkermansia muciniphila genome contains a region encoding:
- a CDS encoding autotransporter domain-containing protein has product MTIPLPLRRSLLASVLIPVSLSFSASAADFMVDAAQTSDPAHNIYTTLDDLARSGSLAAGDTVVLNNDDASLTTGLTVPVNFRSDDPDTPRTVNLSGLGKNPMYNLTEGEYTLDMDSVIWANANRGVIQAQGGDISLELTGHVQFLNNSVLSGTGLNAGGAIYVSGDHSIMALGDHAIFHGNHAYGYGFNYGTSYGGAIYMGGSNSTILTFGDDASFSGNYAYGSFDGAGGAIYMKGNNISLTIRNGASFTNNYAFVNGGAIFLDGNNTDKFSRFLAFTHDVFFSGNMTGGTFTQHNDGSFSVENGVANAIHVYGTSHLQLAAAQGREVRFNDPITSSTYGIIKENVTLSLNQYTDDDGISHATDGTVIFSGELYQGDDAHLVASRYSDFKGQTTLYGGTLILEHNVVFGNSQLRDDTSMTLEHGTLEITGSSVINAASFTIANGDAVLRPGTSAFINAKDVDLSRGFVFDMQKQAQEAASLANTNGLSISASGSFTLGGSIGIMDTGISADYFYADNSWEQQRTFIILTDASQTHTDDFSGAHSLATGSDRVDSPYAYTGSWSHQWVDADGDGFPEQLQLVWTPAEDSAIRDILPELAGTLAMNSMWSSAANALGMSRAALGHLDALRFIAGPENNYWVKGMGDFLNHASEGTRDGFDYHGGGYSVGADRKITSHTVLGLGFGDLYGKMNGRHFAGDIDQQTRTGMLYGGWHKVLNRKNTLLVTGTAGYGWTDNKMNSFHTGGRSRGKWTNETLFGTLTGKWSRRVDETVAMEVMLGLEYTDVTQEAFTETGWDARRFEKGRLKNMSVPVGVGLTHRSELKGREWINSAMVSYVPDVYRENPGAQAERLLNGYRWEAQGTSPDRNAVRVNVNSALQLNARWRTYAGYEFEGRSKATAHRFNAGVSYAY; this is encoded by the coding sequence ATGACCATACCTTTGCCGCTGCGCCGCAGCCTGCTGGCCTCCGTGCTGATTCCCGTTTCCTTGTCCTTTTCCGCCTCCGCTGCGGATTTCATGGTAGACGCCGCCCAGACTTCCGACCCGGCCCATAACATCTATACCACTCTGGATGATCTGGCCCGCTCCGGCTCCCTGGCTGCCGGGGATACGGTGGTTCTGAATAATGACGACGCTTCCTTGACGACCGGCTTGACCGTTCCGGTCAACTTCCGTTCGGATGATCCGGACACGCCGCGCACGGTGAACTTATCCGGACTGGGGAAAAACCCCATGTACAATCTTACAGAGGGAGAGTATACGCTGGATATGGATTCCGTCATCTGGGCCAATGCCAACAGAGGGGTGATTCAGGCGCAAGGCGGCGATATATCCCTGGAACTCACCGGTCATGTCCAATTCCTTAATAATAGCGTTTTATCTGGCACCGGCCTCAATGCCGGAGGGGCGATTTATGTGAGTGGAGACCATTCAATAATGGCCCTGGGAGACCACGCAATCTTCCACGGCAATCATGCCTACGGCTACGGCTTTAACTACGGCACCAGCTACGGCGGAGCAATCTATATGGGTGGAAGCAATTCAACAATACTGACTTTTGGAGACGATGCTTCCTTTTCCGGCAATTACGCCTACGGCTCCTTCGATGGCGCCGGCGGAGCGATTTATATGAAAGGAAACAACATATCCCTAACCATCAGGAACGGAGCCTCATTCACCAATAATTATGCTTTCGTTAATGGCGGGGCTATTTTCCTGGATGGGAACAATACCGACAAGTTCAGCCGCTTTCTGGCCTTCACTCATGACGTTTTCTTCAGCGGAAACATGACCGGGGGAACGTTCACTCAACACAATGACGGCTCCTTCTCCGTGGAAAACGGCGTTGCCAACGCCATTCATGTATATGGAACCAGCCATCTTCAACTGGCAGCCGCCCAAGGAAGGGAGGTTCGCTTCAATGACCCCATCACCAGTTCAACCTACGGCATCATCAAGGAAAACGTCACCCTCTCCCTCAACCAATACACGGACGACGACGGCATCTCCCACGCTACGGACGGCACCGTCATCTTCAGCGGGGAACTCTACCAGGGGGACGACGCCCACCTTGTGGCCAGCCGCTACAGCGATTTCAAGGGCCAAACCACCCTCTACGGCGGCACCCTCATCCTGGAACACAATGTCGTCTTCGGCAACTCCCAGCTCAGGGACGATACTTCCATGACCCTGGAACACGGAACCCTGGAAATCACCGGGAGCAGCGTCATCAACGCCGCCTCCTTCACCATCGCCAACGGGGACGCCGTCCTTCGTCCCGGGACCAGCGCCTTCATCAATGCCAAGGACGTGGATCTCTCCCGCGGCTTTGTTTTTGACATGCAAAAGCAGGCGCAGGAAGCCGCCTCCCTGGCAAACACCAACGGACTCTCCATCTCCGCCTCCGGTTCCTTCACCCTGGGCGGCTCTATAGGGATTATGGACACGGGAATATCCGCCGATTATTTCTATGCGGACAATTCCTGGGAGCAACAGCGCACCTTCATCATCCTGACGGACGCCAGCCAGACCCACACGGATGACTTCTCCGGCGCCCATTCACTGGCTACCGGCTCCGACCGGGTGGACAGCCCCTATGCCTATACGGGCTCCTGGAGCCACCAGTGGGTGGATGCCGACGGAGACGGCTTCCCGGAACAACTCCAACTGGTCTGGACTCCCGCCGAGGACTCCGCTATCCGGGACATCCTGCCGGAACTGGCAGGGACTCTGGCCATGAACTCCATGTGGTCCAGCGCCGCCAACGCTCTTGGGATGTCCAGGGCCGCCCTGGGCCATCTGGATGCCCTGCGCTTTATCGCCGGACCGGAAAACAACTACTGGGTCAAGGGCATGGGGGATTTCCTCAACCACGCTTCCGAGGGAACCCGTGACGGCTTTGACTACCACGGCGGCGGCTATTCCGTGGGAGCGGACAGGAAAATCACTTCCCACACCGTTCTTGGCCTGGGCTTCGGTGACCTGTACGGCAAGATGAACGGGCGCCACTTTGCGGGGGATATTGACCAGCAGACGCGCACCGGCATGCTCTACGGGGGCTGGCACAAGGTTCTCAACCGGAAGAATACCCTGCTGGTGACGGGAACGGCAGGCTATGGCTGGACGGACAACAAGATGAATTCCTTCCATACGGGCGGACGGTCCCGCGGCAAGTGGACCAACGAAACCCTGTTTGGAACGCTGACCGGGAAGTGGAGCCGCCGGGTAGACGAGACCGTGGCGATGGAGGTCATGCTGGGGCTGGAGTATACGGACGTGACGCAGGAGGCGTTTACGGAAACGGGCTGGGACGCGAGGCGCTTTGAAAAGGGGCGCCTGAAGAATATGAGCGTGCCTGTAGGGGTGGGCCTGACGCACCGCAGTGAGCTGAAAGGGAGGGAATGGATCAACAGCGCGATGGTGAGCTACGTGCCGGACGTGTACCGTGAGAACCCGGGAGCGCAGGCGGAGCGGCTGCTCAACGGGTACCGGTGGGAAGCGCAGGGAACGTCTCCGGACCGGAATGCGGTGAGGGTGAACGTGAACAGCGCATTACAGCTGAATGCGCGCTGGAGGACGTATGCGGGGTACGAGTTTGAGGGAAGGAGCAAGGCCACGGCCCACCGGTTTAACGCCGGAGTCAGTTACGCTTATTGA
- a CDS encoding phosphoribosylanthranilate isomerase, with protein MKKHSFAIKVCGITRQSDLSTAMGMGAHFCGFIFHPGSPRYIAPERAAALDSALVRRVGVFVNQDAEEIMETMKTARLEFAQLHGAQSLECARRIGPEKVIRVLWPDRYESLEALQKEMELWADSCAWFLLDAGSRGGGHGVPLDWNALAALQSPRPWFLAGGLSSASLNKALEQCTPNGIDLNSGVEAIPGQKSPQKLLAALKPLISYTPYHIA; from the coding sequence ATGAAGAAACATTCATTCGCAATCAAGGTGTGCGGGATTACCCGCCAGAGTGACTTGTCAACCGCCATGGGGATGGGGGCCCACTTCTGCGGGTTCATATTCCATCCCGGCAGTCCGCGCTACATTGCGCCGGAACGCGCCGCCGCGCTGGATTCCGCGCTGGTGCGCCGCGTGGGCGTCTTCGTGAACCAGGATGCGGAGGAAATCATGGAAACCATGAAGACGGCCCGTCTGGAATTCGCCCAGCTCCACGGCGCCCAGTCCCTGGAATGCGCCCGCCGCATAGGCCCGGAAAAGGTCATCCGCGTGCTGTGGCCGGACCGGTATGAATCCCTGGAGGCCCTTCAGAAGGAAATGGAACTGTGGGCGGACAGCTGCGCCTGGTTCCTGCTGGATGCAGGCAGCCGCGGCGGCGGCCACGGCGTCCCCCTGGACTGGAACGCCCTGGCGGCCCTCCAGTCCCCCCGGCCCTGGTTCCTGGCGGGCGGCCTTTCCTCCGCCTCACTGAACAAGGCGCTGGAACAGTGCACCCCGAACGGCATTGACCTGAACTCCGGCGTGGAAGCCATTCCCGGCCAGAAAAGCCCGCAGAAACTGCTGGCGGCCCTCAAACCTCTCATCTCCTACACCCCTTACCACATCGCATGA
- a CDS encoding indole-3-glycerol-phosphate synthase, whose protein sequence is MLLDRFREAKAEEIALLTDLASRRELPRPWKGRRPDFLKAIAAPPAGQPVAVIAEFKQSSPSRGVIATGLKPEEVAEQYAAAGASCISVLTEERFFGGRIGYLERMHRAGLPLLRKDFIFHQLQVMETASTPASALLLIVRLTPDARTLRILREQAEAYGMHAVVEVFDGADLEIARESGARIIQVNARDLDTLKTDRRACLEMGKLRREGEAWIAASAMSTGAHLREAAEAGFQAVLMGTALMDGGKPGETLAAILEETR, encoded by the coding sequence ATGTTGCTTGACCGGTTCAGGGAAGCCAAGGCGGAGGAAATAGCCCTGCTCACGGACCTGGCGTCCCGGCGGGAACTGCCCCGGCCCTGGAAGGGGCGCAGGCCGGACTTTCTGAAGGCCATTGCGGCTCCCCCCGCCGGGCAGCCCGTGGCCGTGATTGCGGAGTTCAAGCAATCCTCCCCGTCCCGCGGCGTCATTGCCACCGGGTTGAAGCCGGAGGAAGTGGCGGAACAATATGCCGCTGCGGGCGCCTCCTGCATCTCCGTGCTGACGGAGGAGCGGTTCTTCGGCGGCCGCATCGGGTACCTGGAACGCATGCACCGCGCGGGGCTCCCCCTGCTGCGCAAGGACTTCATCTTCCACCAGCTCCAGGTGATGGAGACGGCCTCCACCCCGGCCTCCGCCCTGCTGCTCATCGTGCGCCTGACGCCGGATGCCCGGACCCTCCGCATCCTGCGGGAACAGGCGGAAGCCTACGGCATGCACGCCGTGGTGGAGGTCTTTGACGGGGCGGACCTGGAAATTGCCAGGGAATCCGGGGCGCGCATCATCCAGGTGAACGCCCGTGACCTGGATACCTTGAAGACGGACAGGCGGGCCTGTCTGGAGATGGGCAAACTCCGCCGGGAGGGGGAAGCGTGGATCGCCGCCAGCGCCATGAGCACGGGAGCGCATCTCAGGGAAGCCGCGGAAGCGGGCTTCCAGGCCGTACTGATGGGCACCGCCCTGATGGACGGCGGAAAGCCGGGTGAAACCCTGGCCGCAATTTTAGAAGAAACAAGATGA
- the trpA gene encoding tryptophan synthase subunit alpha gives MQKSPLQEAVEHAHALGRRAVIPFITAGFPDKESFWTHLERIDGAGADIIEIGVPFSDPVADGPFIEQASRDALARGVSLKWILDGLKARKDRFSAKLALMGYVNPFYQYGLERLARDAAEAGVSGFVIPDMPLEESGIFREAFEPRGLTLVTLVAPNTSVERMREYKPHTSGFVYVVSMLGTTGGKVDLTQSVTETMRRARSVFDVPLALGFGLQTPDQLDVLPEDARPDAAVLGSALLRHIAEGKDAAEFLGKWTGK, from the coding sequence ATGCAGAAATCACCGTTGCAGGAAGCCGTGGAGCATGCCCATGCCCTCGGCAGGCGAGCCGTCATCCCCTTCATCACCGCCGGATTTCCGGACAAGGAATCTTTCTGGACCCATCTGGAACGGATTGACGGAGCCGGGGCGGACATCATTGAAATAGGCGTTCCCTTCTCGGACCCCGTGGCGGACGGCCCGTTCATTGAACAGGCCTCGCGGGACGCTCTGGCCCGCGGCGTCAGCCTGAAATGGATTCTGGACGGCCTGAAGGCCCGCAAGGACCGCTTTTCCGCCAAACTGGCGCTGATGGGGTACGTGAACCCCTTTTACCAGTACGGGCTGGAACGGCTTGCCCGGGATGCGGCGGAAGCCGGGGTTAGCGGCTTCGTCATTCCGGACATGCCGCTGGAAGAATCCGGCATCTTCAGGGAGGCCTTTGAGCCCCGCGGCCTGACGCTCGTCACGCTGGTGGCCCCAAACACCTCCGTGGAACGCATGCGGGAATACAAGCCCCATACCTCCGGCTTCGTTTACGTGGTCTCCATGCTGGGCACCACGGGGGGGAAAGTGGACCTGACGCAGAGCGTCACGGAAACCATGCGCCGCGCCCGGTCCGTATTCGACGTGCCGCTGGCGCTGGGCTTCGGCCTCCAGACGCCGGACCAGCTGGATGTCCTGCCGGAAGACGCCCGCCCGGACGCCGCCGTTCTCGGCAGCGCCCTGCTCAGGCACATTGCAGAAGGGAAGGATGCGGCGGAATTCCTGGGCAAATGGACCGGAAAGTAA
- the trpD gene encoding anthranilate phosphoribosyltransferase has translation MFLFIDNYDSFSWNLVQAFYALGRKPVVYTNDDPRILDLAASPDLEAVCISPGPSHPRNAGLCLEFLERLPANIPVLGVCLGHQLLGCFAGAEVSRAPYVMHGKSSDIIHDGKGLFTGLPNPMTVGRYHSLVVQSKEDEPNPRFTVTSRGPEGEVMALRYNDRPWVGIQFHPESILTPDGLQLLGNFPDNVVPSGQKEKRISLILDALAAGQDLTADMAAAGFADIMDGRMSPAQAGCFLMGLRMKGETPLEMAHAVGIALGRANRVEGLEGDCIDVVGTGGDGRSSFNCSTATSLTLAGMGYKVVKHGNRAVSSSCGSADALEGLGFPLDVAPEDVQHLLDERNFAFLFAPNFHPAFRNVGPIRRELGIRTLFNLLGPLINPARPTHILLGVARPELVELLAETLRQSHIRKAAVVYGAGGYDEVTPLGPTKMMIVHNGKLTPMTLDPADYGISPCDPEELAVHSKKEAVAVLKDILYGKGPRAMMDMVILNVGVAMFLLEDHMDLSVCMAKAREAVCAGVGRRTLHVA, from the coding sequence ATGTTTCTGTTCATTGATAATTACGATTCCTTCTCGTGGAATCTGGTGCAGGCATTTTACGCCCTGGGGCGCAAGCCCGTGGTGTACACGAATGACGATCCCCGCATTCTGGACCTGGCGGCCAGCCCGGACCTGGAGGCCGTGTGCATTTCTCCCGGTCCCAGCCATCCGCGCAACGCCGGGCTTTGCCTGGAGTTCCTGGAACGCCTTCCCGCGAATATCCCCGTGCTGGGCGTCTGCCTGGGGCACCAGCTTCTGGGCTGCTTTGCCGGGGCGGAGGTTTCCCGCGCCCCGTACGTGATGCACGGGAAAAGCTCTGACATCATCCATGACGGCAAGGGGCTGTTTACCGGGCTCCCCAACCCCATGACCGTGGGCCGCTACCATTCCCTGGTAGTCCAGTCCAAGGAGGACGAGCCCAACCCCCGCTTTACCGTCACCTCCCGCGGACCGGAAGGGGAAGTCATGGCTCTGCGGTACAATGACCGCCCGTGGGTGGGCATCCAGTTCCATCCGGAATCCATCCTGACGCCGGACGGCCTCCAGCTCCTGGGGAATTTCCCGGACAACGTCGTCCCCTCCGGCCAGAAGGAAAAGAGGATCAGCCTCATTCTGGACGCGCTGGCTGCCGGGCAGGACCTGACGGCTGACATGGCCGCCGCCGGATTCGCGGACATCATGGACGGCCGCATGTCTCCGGCCCAGGCCGGGTGCTTCCTGATGGGCCTCCGCATGAAGGGGGAAACCCCGCTGGAAATGGCCCACGCCGTAGGCATCGCCCTGGGCCGCGCCAACCGCGTGGAAGGGCTGGAAGGGGATTGCATAGACGTAGTGGGCACGGGTGGAGACGGCCGCAGCTCCTTCAACTGCTCCACCGCCACGTCCCTGACGCTGGCCGGAATGGGGTACAAGGTAGTGAAGCACGGCAACCGCGCCGTGTCCTCCTCCTGCGGTTCCGCGGATGCCCTGGAAGGCCTGGGCTTCCCGCTGGACGTGGCTCCGGAGGATGTCCAGCACCTGCTGGACGAGCGGAACTTCGCCTTCCTGTTCGCCCCCAATTTCCACCCGGCATTCCGCAACGTGGGGCCCATCCGCAGGGAGCTGGGCATCCGCACGCTGTTCAACCTGCTGGGGCCCCTGATCAACCCGGCGCGCCCCACGCACATTCTGCTGGGCGTGGCCCGTCCGGAACTGGTGGAACTGCTGGCGGAAACGCTCCGGCAGTCCCATATCCGGAAGGCGGCCGTAGTGTACGGGGCAGGCGGGTATGACGAGGTGACGCCCCTGGGGCCCACCAAGATGATGATCGTCCATAACGGAAAGCTCACCCCCATGACGCTGGACCCTGCGGATTACGGCATCTCCCCCTGTGACCCGGAGGAGCTGGCCGTCCATTCCAAGAAGGAAGCCGTAGCCGTGCTGAAGGACATCCTGTACGGCAAGGGCCCCCGGGCCATGATGGACATGGTGATTCTGAACGTGGGGGTGGCCATGTTCCTGCTGGAGGACCACATGGACCTCTCCGTCTGCATGGCGAAGGCCCGTGAGGCCGTTTGCGCCGGAGTAGGAAGGAGAACGCTCCATGTTGCTTGA
- the trpB gene encoding tryptophan synthase subunit beta — protein MNKKGYFGNFGGRFVPEALRPPLMELEEAMAAIMPSREYRDALQDLLVNYAGRETPLTFCPHLSEKLGFRLWLKREDLLHTGAHKINNALGQALLAKMMGKTRLIAETGAGQHGVATATAAARLKMDCTIFMGAEDVERQSMNVMRMKLLGARVFPIESGSRTLKDAINEALRYWISHQEDTLYCFGTAAGPHPFPTLVKQLQSVIGTESRAQMLERAGRLPDVVVACVGGGSNAIGMLHPFVEDEGVRLVGVEAGGTGEPGCYNSAPINLGSPGVLHGHVTMLLQDEDGQIQPSHSISAGLDYPGVGPEHSHLAEIGRVHYGVICDASALNAFQTLTQEEGIIPALESSHAVAWVLDHAEELPQGGDVLVNLSGRGDKDLSIVKKYLNL, from the coding sequence ATGAACAAAAAAGGATATTTCGGCAACTTCGGCGGCCGCTTCGTACCGGAAGCGCTGCGCCCCCCGCTCATGGAGCTGGAGGAAGCCATGGCCGCCATCATGCCGTCCCGCGAGTACCGGGACGCGCTCCAGGACCTGCTGGTCAATTACGCGGGCCGTGAAACGCCCCTCACGTTCTGTCCCCACCTCTCGGAAAAACTGGGTTTCCGCCTGTGGCTGAAGCGGGAGGACCTGCTGCACACCGGAGCGCACAAGATCAATAACGCGCTGGGGCAGGCCCTGCTGGCCAAGATGATGGGGAAAACCCGCCTCATTGCGGAGACCGGGGCGGGGCAGCACGGCGTGGCCACGGCTACGGCGGCGGCCCGGCTCAAGATGGACTGCACCATCTTCATGGGGGCGGAGGATGTGGAGCGCCAATCCATGAACGTGATGCGCATGAAGCTGCTGGGTGCCCGCGTGTTCCCGATTGAAAGCGGTTCCCGCACCTTGAAGGACGCCATCAACGAGGCCCTTCGCTACTGGATTTCCCATCAGGAGGACACCCTGTACTGCTTCGGCACGGCGGCGGGCCCCCATCCATTCCCCACGCTGGTCAAACAGCTCCAGTCCGTCATCGGCACGGAGTCCCGCGCCCAGATGCTGGAACGCGCCGGAAGGCTTCCGGACGTGGTGGTGGCTTGCGTGGGCGGCGGCTCCAACGCCATCGGCATGCTCCACCCCTTTGTGGAAGATGAAGGCGTGCGCCTGGTGGGCGTGGAGGCCGGAGGCACCGGGGAACCCGGGTGCTACAACTCCGCCCCCATCAACCTGGGCAGCCCCGGCGTGCTGCACGGCCATGTGACCATGCTTTTGCAGGATGAAGACGGGCAGATACAGCCGTCCCACTCCATCTCCGCCGGGCTGGACTACCCCGGCGTGGGGCCGGAGCACTCCCACCTGGCGGAAATCGGCCGGGTGCATTACGGCGTCATCTGTGACGCCTCTGCGCTGAACGCCTTCCAGACCCTGACTCAGGAGGAAGGCATCATCCCCGCTCTGGAATCCTCCCATGCCGTGGCATGGGTGCTGGACCATGCAGAGGAACTGCCGCAGGGGGGGGACGTGCTGGTGAACCTCTCCGGCCGTGGGGACAAGGATCTGAGCATCGTTAAAAAATATCTGAACCTTTAA
- a CDS encoding anthranilate synthase component I family protein encodes MQPPSIITLQQRSRRLSADLETPISLFLSLTQEQTPGLLLESAEVDGRWGRYSVIACDYLMTVSCVEAKLSLSISDDRLASLKELDGLPYLDGLRALMQRLELVGDDKRQAPITRALYGYFGYETAALFQPKLAQAISPSSAESCLVLAGTVIVFDHLYNRLTQISLGEHRDLSHAALHETEEPSIGEVSRTPDQASYMKGVEHIKELLHDGEAIQVVLSSQASAEFHGDAFTLYRRMRSINPSPYMFFMRLPEVALFGSSPELMVRCTDGKLQLSPIAGTRKRGRDDEEDAALAADLLKDPKECSEHVMLVDLGRNDLGRVAKPGSVKLERLMEIERFSHVMHMTSRVTAQVNDGLDALDILGAAFPAGTVSGAPKVRAMEILAEEEPLPRGPYAGCIGWLGLDKGGVHMDSGITIRSMWVKDGRIHWQAGAGIVYDSDPAAEWQECMNKGKIIDVILKGEDHVSVH; translated from the coding sequence ATGCAACCACCATCCATCATCACCCTCCAACAGCGCAGCCGCCGCCTGAGCGCGGACCTGGAGACGCCCATCAGCCTGTTCCTGAGCCTCACCCAGGAACAAACCCCCGGCCTTCTGCTGGAAAGCGCGGAAGTGGACGGCAGGTGGGGCCGCTACAGCGTCATCGCCTGTGATTACCTGATGACCGTTTCCTGTGTGGAGGCCAAACTTTCCCTCTCCATCAGCGACGACCGCCTGGCCTCCCTGAAGGAGCTGGACGGCCTGCCTTACCTGGACGGCCTGCGCGCCCTGATGCAGCGTCTGGAACTGGTGGGGGACGACAAGAGGCAGGCCCCCATCACGCGGGCCCTGTACGGTTACTTCGGTTATGAAACCGCCGCCCTGTTCCAGCCCAAGCTGGCGCAGGCCATCAGCCCTTCTTCAGCGGAGTCCTGCCTGGTACTGGCCGGAACCGTCATCGTGTTTGACCATTTGTACAACCGCCTCACCCAGATCAGCCTGGGGGAACACCGGGACCTGTCCCATGCCGCCCTGCATGAAACGGAAGAACCTTCCATCGGGGAGGTCTCCCGCACCCCGGACCAGGCGAGCTACATGAAGGGCGTGGAGCATATCAAGGAACTGCTGCATGACGGAGAAGCCATCCAGGTGGTTCTTTCCTCCCAGGCCTCCGCGGAATTTCACGGAGACGCCTTCACGCTGTACCGCCGCATGCGCAGCATTAATCCCTCCCCGTACATGTTTTTCATGCGCCTGCCGGAGGTCGCGCTGTTCGGCTCCTCCCCGGAACTGATGGTGCGCTGCACGGACGGCAAGCTTCAGCTCTCCCCCATTGCCGGGACGCGCAAGCGCGGCAGGGATGACGAGGAGGACGCCGCCCTGGCAGCGGACCTGTTAAAAGATCCCAAGGAATGCTCGGAACACGTGATGCTGGTGGACCTGGGCCGCAATGACCTGGGCCGCGTCGCCAAGCCCGGTTCCGTAAAGCTGGAACGCCTGATGGAGATTGAACGTTTTTCCCATGTAATGCACATGACTTCCCGCGTGACTGCCCAGGTGAACGACGGGCTGGATGCCCTGGACATCCTCGGCGCGGCCTTCCCCGCCGGAACGGTCAGCGGCGCCCCCAAGGTGCGCGCCATGGAGATTCTGGCGGAAGAAGAGCCCCTGCCGCGCGGCCCGTACGCCGGGTGCATCGGCTGGCTGGGCCTGGACAAGGGCGGCGTCCATATGGATTCCGGCATTACCATCCGCAGCATGTGGGTGAAGGACGGCCGCATCCACTGGCAGGCCGGCGCCGGCATCGTGTATGATTCGGACCCCGCCGCGGAATGGCAGGAGTGCATGAACAAGGGCAAGATTATTGACGTGATATTGAAAGGAGAAGACCATGTTTCTGTTCATTGA